A genomic stretch from Acidimicrobiales bacterium includes:
- a CDS encoding alpha/beta fold hydrolase — translation MSVTSRQESPVIFEAAGEDLFGIFTRPLVSNGTAVLALWGAGGFPTFGKNQVRIRLARQLAENGFHVLRADYRGVGESGGESRDVDLSKPWIDDALGAVRWLESQGFERIAIVGNCFGSRTGLAAASSIPGLVGLALVAAPVSEADHREAILGHSLSWYLKRARSMRTLRLLVSGGLAKRVRSVLKAKVRRSVRPSKAADAPASGTASEQYLQPLEGVLARRIPVLLLYGRGDDFYPEFERAMDGPLGRMLDGAGDLVTLRVVDDRIGGMASIEAQNTFLETVTAWLDRVAGSSDHDVARDG, via the coding sequence ATGAGTGTGACCTCGCGTCAGGAGTCGCCGGTCATCTTCGAGGCGGCGGGAGAAGACCTGTTCGGAATCTTCACCCGACCCTTGGTCTCCAATGGCACGGCGGTCCTCGCATTGTGGGGCGCCGGCGGCTTTCCCACGTTCGGGAAGAACCAGGTGCGGATCCGACTCGCCCGCCAGCTCGCCGAAAACGGGTTCCACGTGCTCCGCGCTGATTACCGCGGCGTCGGGGAGAGCGGAGGGGAGTCCCGGGACGTCGACCTGTCGAAGCCCTGGATCGACGACGCCCTCGGCGCCGTCCGCTGGCTGGAGTCGCAGGGCTTCGAGCGGATCGCCATCGTCGGGAACTGCTTCGGGTCGCGGACCGGACTGGCCGCCGCGTCCAGCATCCCCGGACTGGTGGGGCTCGCGTTGGTGGCTGCTCCGGTCAGCGAGGCCGATCACCGCGAGGCGATCCTCGGGCACTCCTTGTCGTGGTACCTGAAGCGGGCTCGCTCGATGCGAACCTTGCGGCTCCTGGTCTCGGGTGGCCTCGCCAAGCGGGTCCGCAGCGTGCTGAAGGCGAAGGTGCGCCGATCCGTACGGCCATCGAAGGCAGCGGACGCACCCGCGTCCGGCACCGCCAGTGAGCAGTACTTGCAGCCGCTCGAGGGCGTGCTGGCGCGGCGGATTCCGGTCCTGCTCCTCTACGGGCGGGGCGACGACTTCTATCCCGAGTTCGAGCGGGCCATGGACGGTCCGCTCGGTCGCATGCTCGACGGCGCAGGCGACCTCGTGACGCTCCGGGTGGTCGACGACCGGATCGGGGGGATGGCTAGCATCGAGGCGCAGAACACCTTCCTCGAGACCGTGACCGCCTGGCTCGATCGCGTGGCGGGGTCGTCAGACCATGACGTGGCACGTGACGGGTGA
- a CDS encoding asparagine synthase-related protein — MDDPYALSPLDLVSGSPIGLVPGPAVPGAIAGATPLSCFESAVLSALRRPPCVVSFSGGRDSSAVLAVATSVARKEGLPLPIPVTHRFPGAPETDETDWQETVVRHLGLDDWSRVDFDDELDLVGPIAQKVLGRHGVLWPANSHFHVPVLDACKGGSVLTGIDGDGLLASWRWARAAAVLAGRARPIPRDVVRLGLALSPRPIRAVGLLMDGKGPPLPWLRAPAARAVNRAWAASGSAEPLRWDRRVRWWARLRGLRLTIHSFDLLARDAGALAVHPLADDRFLAAMASDGGRFGIGDRTAWMERLFGDALPEAILRRRTKAPFNAAFWTEHSRSFARSWHGGGVDPGLVDHAALRREWLDEQPDARSSLLIQSAWLAETAAGAPTSRHREVEQPVDGNR, encoded by the coding sequence ATGGATGACCCGTACGCCCTGAGCCCGCTCGATCTCGTCTCGGGATCCCCCATTGGACTGGTCCCCGGTCCCGCTGTTCCCGGCGCGATCGCGGGAGCGACGCCGCTGTCCTGCTTCGAGTCGGCTGTCCTTTCGGCGCTCCGGCGGCCGCCGTGCGTCGTCAGCTTCTCGGGTGGGCGCGACTCGTCGGCCGTCCTGGCCGTGGCCACCTCCGTGGCGAGGAAGGAAGGGCTTCCTCTCCCGATCCCCGTGACCCACCGGTTCCCGGGAGCCCCCGAGACCGACGAGACGGACTGGCAGGAGACCGTCGTCCGCCACCTCGGCCTGGACGACTGGTCCCGGGTCGACTTCGACGACGAGCTCGACCTGGTCGGACCGATCGCGCAGAAGGTCCTCGGACGACACGGGGTTCTCTGGCCGGCCAACTCCCACTTCCACGTGCCGGTGCTCGACGCGTGCAAGGGAGGCTCGGTCCTGACGGGGATCGACGGGGACGGGCTGCTCGCGTCCTGGCGCTGGGCGAGGGCGGCCGCCGTCTTGGCCGGGCGGGCTCGTCCCATCCCCCGTGACGTGGTCCGCCTCGGGCTCGCCCTGTCGCCTCGGCCGATCCGGGCAGTGGGCCTTCTCATGGACGGGAAGGGACCGCCGCTCCCGTGGCTGCGGGCTCCTGCGGCGCGCGCCGTCAACCGGGCCTGGGCTGCCTCCGGATCCGCCGAGCCGCTGCGGTGGGACCGGCGGGTGCGATGGTGGGCGCGCCTTCGAGGACTCCGGCTCACCATCCACAGCTTCGACCTGCTCGCTCGCGACGCAGGCGCCCTGGCCGTGCACCCGCTCGCCGACGACCGCTTCCTCGCCGCCATGGCCTCCGACGGCGGGCGCTTCGGCATCGGCGACCGCACTGCGTGGATGGAGCGGCTGTTCGGCGATGCCCTGCCCGAGGCGATCCTGCGGCGCCGCACCAAGGCGCCGTTCAACGCCGCATTCTGGACCGAGCACAGCCGGTCGTTCGCCCGGTCCTGGCACGGTGGGGGCGTGGATCCCGGCCTGGTCGACCACGCCGCCCTGCGGCGCGAGTGGCTCGACGAGCAACCCGACGCACGCAGCTCGCTCCTCATCCAGTCGGCGTGGCTCGCCGAGACGGCCGCGGGGGCCCCGACCTCACGACATCGTGAGGTCGAGCAGCCGGTCGACGGCAACCGGTAG
- a CDS encoding ABC transporter ATP-binding protein — MIRFARRTFIVLDRAARVRFILFALGSVVIAAIEGVGVALVVPLTQMQVGKHGGKLPTAARFVSRLFDLKTEGQATLALAILVVISFSVKAIGAIELLWWGIGNSLDQEARIARRLFTRYLTAPRTYHLAHNSAEIQRTLNEALLIVFRRSLPFVLAAAADAFTLVAVAAVIVVSDPVIASVAIVYFGLVAVVYQLWIGGRQRAAAIAAHAEIALRYQQVQEAMRATKELAILHREEHFISRFYKTKIELASKQRLLILYQLLPRQFLDLAFVLGAALMAAFAFATRTNEQALASVGLFLTASFRLVAPLNRVMGATTVTRTAQPAIDQVVNDLAELDALHGLRAHADVDPLGPVPLELTDVHFRYGEDLPDVLQRISMTIAPGEDVAIVGTTGAGKSTLLDIMLGLLDPQTGEIKVGGRPLHECRTAWQLTIGYVPQDIVLIDDTIRANVAFGIDRADIDDDKVWEALRIAQIDTFVASLSGGIDNVVGEQGVRLSGGQRQRLGLARAMYDGPAVLVLDEATSSLDSSTEARIIETIASLRGRLTIITVSHRLSTLKHCDRIYYLRDGSVVAVGTLDELRACDREFAELVTFAELGTSRPSRDVAAGVNGEGDPADVSSERPGWKRGIPRRRP; from the coding sequence TTGATCCGGTTCGCGAGGCGGACCTTCATCGTCCTCGACCGGGCGGCCAGGGTCCGGTTCATCCTGTTCGCCCTCGGCTCCGTGGTGATCGCCGCCATCGAGGGTGTGGGCGTGGCGCTGGTGGTCCCCCTGACGCAGATGCAGGTCGGCAAGCACGGGGGGAAACTTCCCACCGCAGCCCGCTTCGTCAGCCGGCTCTTCGATCTGAAGACCGAGGGCCAGGCCACCCTGGCGCTGGCGATCCTCGTCGTGATCTCGTTCTCGGTGAAGGCCATCGGCGCCATCGAGCTGCTGTGGTGGGGCATCGGCAACTCCCTCGATCAAGAGGCCCGCATCGCCCGCCGGTTGTTCACGCGCTACCTCACCGCGCCGCGGACCTACCACCTGGCCCACAACTCGGCCGAGATCCAGCGGACGTTGAACGAGGCGCTTCTCATCGTCTTCCGCCGGTCGCTGCCTTTCGTCCTGGCGGCGGCGGCCGATGCCTTCACGCTCGTGGCGGTGGCCGCCGTGATCGTCGTCAGCGACCCGGTGATCGCTTCGGTCGCCATCGTGTACTTCGGGCTCGTCGCCGTCGTGTACCAACTGTGGATCGGCGGCCGTCAGCGAGCGGCCGCCATCGCCGCCCACGCCGAGATCGCGCTTCGCTACCAGCAGGTCCAGGAGGCGATGCGGGCCACCAAGGAGCTGGCCATCCTCCACCGGGAGGAGCACTTCATCTCCCGCTTCTACAAGACGAAGATCGAGCTGGCGAGCAAGCAGCGGCTCCTCATCCTCTACCAGCTCCTCCCGCGCCAGTTCCTCGATCTCGCGTTCGTGCTGGGCGCCGCCCTCATGGCCGCGTTCGCGTTCGCGACCCGAACGAACGAGCAGGCGTTGGCCAGCGTGGGCCTCTTCCTCACGGCCAGCTTCCGGCTCGTGGCGCCGCTGAACCGCGTCATGGGGGCGACCACCGTCACCCGGACGGCCCAGCCGGCGATCGACCAGGTCGTGAACGACCTTGCCGAGCTCGACGCCCTGCACGGCCTGCGGGCGCACGCCGACGTGGATCCGCTCGGACCCGTGCCGCTCGAGCTGACGGACGTGCACTTCCGCTACGGCGAGGATCTGCCCGACGTGCTCCAGCGCATCTCGATGACGATCGCCCCTGGGGAGGACGTCGCCATCGTCGGGACCACGGGTGCGGGCAAGTCCACACTGCTCGACATCATGCTCGGCCTCCTCGACCCGCAGACGGGGGAGATCAAGGTCGGTGGACGGCCATTGCACGAGTGTCGAACCGCATGGCAGCTCACCATCGGCTACGTCCCGCAGGACATCGTCCTCATCGACGACACGATCCGGGCGAACGTGGCCTTCGGCATCGACCGCGCCGACATCGACGACGACAAGGTGTGGGAGGCCTTGCGAATCGCCCAGATCGACACGTTCGTCGCCTCTCTCTCCGGGGGTATCGACAACGTGGTCGGCGAGCAGGGCGTCCGGCTGTCGGGCGGGCAGCGCCAGCGGCTCGGCCTGGCGCGGGCCATGTACGACGGCCCGGCGGTGCTCGTGCTCGACGAGGCGACGTCGTCGCTGGACTCCAGCACCGAGGCTCGGATCATCGAGACGATCGCATCGCTGCGAGGCCGCCTCACCATTATCACGGTGTCACATCGCCTCAGCACGCTGAAGCACTGCGACCGCATCTACTACCTCCGCGACGGCTCGGTCGTCGCCGTGGGCACGTTGGACGAGTTGCGGGCCTGCGACCGGGAGTTCGCCGAGCTCGTGACGTTCGCCGAGCTCGGCACCAGTCGGCCGTCCCGCGACGTGGCTGCCGGCGTCAACGGCGAAGGGGACCCGGCCGATGTCTCGTCGGAGCGGCCCGGGTGGAAGCGCGGCATCCCGCGCCGGCGACCCTGA
- a CDS encoding alpha/beta hydrolase gives MGSANFDLGVAGSRRVDRVTGVVEQAAFVPQDDGTQLFVMVHEPPAEPRGGVLMFSSILADFMSNYQREVHLARSLAAAGLVVMRFHYRGTGNSDGDAADVTLGSLQDDGRWSVDFMGSRLGNLPLGLLGTRWGSLAAAAAARDLPTGPVVLCEPVVDASRYFVEAWRSRAMSAVALGRTAGTGERLADVIVRQGYADVVGNVIHRALFDSAAGGGTLDEYDLARRPVLVVQFGGNELRPANRTLRDHLDGNGAAVETSTVDLQESWWFRSGPRIVLHPELNRLIAGWFVSQVTTTEVGR, from the coding sequence ATGGGTTCGGCCAACTTCGATCTGGGTGTCGCCGGCTCCCGGAGGGTCGACCGCGTGACCGGCGTCGTGGAACAGGCGGCGTTCGTCCCTCAGGACGACGGCACGCAGCTGTTCGTCATGGTGCATGAGCCGCCCGCCGAGCCTCGCGGCGGGGTTCTCATGTTCTCGTCGATCCTGGCCGACTTCATGTCGAACTACCAACGCGAGGTCCATCTCGCGCGCAGCCTCGCGGCGGCCGGCTTGGTGGTGATGAGGTTCCACTATCGCGGCACCGGGAACAGCGACGGCGACGCGGCGGACGTCACGCTCGGGTCGCTGCAGGACGATGGTCGTTGGTCGGTCGACTTCATGGGCAGCCGGCTCGGCAACCTGCCCCTCGGACTTCTCGGGACCCGCTGGGGTTCGCTGGCGGCGGCCGCCGCCGCCCGTGACCTCCCCACCGGGCCGGTGGTGCTCTGCGAACCGGTCGTCGATGCGTCGCGGTACTTCGTGGAGGCGTGGCGCAGCCGGGCCATGAGTGCCGTCGCCCTCGGCAGGACGGCCGGCACGGGCGAGCGTCTGGCCGACGTCATCGTTCGCCAGGGCTACGCGGACGTGGTGGGGAACGTCATCCACCGCGCGCTCTTCGACAGCGCAGCGGGCGGCGGCACGCTCGACGAGTACGACCTGGCCCGGCGCCCGGTCCTCGTCGTGCAGTTCGGTGGGAACGAGTTGCGGCCGGCGAACCGGACGCTTCGTGACCATCTCGACGGCAACGGCGCGGCGGTCGAGACGTCGACGGTCGACCTCCAGGAGAGCTGGTGGTTCCGCTCCGGCCCGCGAATCGTCCTCCACCCCGAGCTCAACCGCCTGATCGCGGGCTGGTTCGTCTCGCAGGTGACGACCACCGAGGTCGGCCGATGA
- a CDS encoding lasso peptide biosynthesis B2 protein has product MTRRITRSDLRAALWAYRTLPRLRQQLRTQRVDRIVVPPPPPLPENALRGVGAVLRRRRHTCLERSLLLQAWHSAHGRLHNVVVGVRGSSADFSAHAWLEGHASCHEESFDGLMSIAPSDYSHG; this is encoded by the coding sequence GTGACGCGCCGGATCACCCGGAGCGACCTCCGGGCTGCGCTGTGGGCGTACCGCACGCTGCCCCGCCTGCGCCAGCAGCTGCGGACGCAGCGGGTGGACCGGATCGTGGTCCCGCCTCCGCCGCCCCTGCCGGAGAACGCCCTGCGGGGTGTCGGCGCCGTACTGCGGCGCCGCCGCCATACGTGCCTGGAGCGCAGCCTGCTGTTGCAGGCCTGGCACAGCGCGCACGGCCGGTTGCACAACGTCGTCGTGGGCGTGAGGGGCTCCAGCGCCGACTTCAGCGCACACGCATGGCTCGAGGGTCACGCCTCGTGCCACGAGGAGTCGTTCGACGGGCTGATGTCGATAGCGCCATCCGACTACAGCCATGGATGA